A single window of Pseudanabaenaceae cyanobacterium SKYG29 DNA harbors:
- the pstA gene encoding phosphate ABC transporter permease PstA yields the protein MTNEMPELLDLGLIRQGISARKLVDNIFIALGLSALAFSLGVLLILIGKLLLEGGKRLFGEGLQGLWTFLTSVPDSDPEIAGIKIAIIGSFCVILLTAVIAVPLGIGAGIFLEEYAGRGGLPIPFPKWASDVIEINISNLAGVPSIIYGLLALGVFKHQFKLGETVITAGLTLALLILPIIIVTTREAIKAVPQSLREGVYAIGASRWQMIWDHILPASAGGILTGIIVGLSRAIGEAAPLVTIGALTFITFPPPFPFSPKPEGQGVYGPFDWLFSQFTVMPIQVFDWVSRPRPEFSVVNAGAAAVVLVVMTLSMNALAIYLRFYFRKRVKW from the coding sequence ATGACTAACGAGATGCCTGAATTGCTTGACCTAGGGTTAATTCGTCAGGGAATCAGTGCTAGGAAACTAGTGGACAACATATTCATTGCTTTGGGGCTAAGTGCCCTGGCATTCAGTTTAGGTGTTTTGTTAATCTTGATCGGCAAGTTGTTGTTAGAGGGCGGCAAGCGTTTATTTGGTGAGGGTTTACAAGGCCTCTGGACTTTTCTAACTTCTGTCCCTGATTCTGATCCTGAAATAGCGGGGATCAAGATTGCTATCATAGGCTCTTTCTGCGTAATTTTACTCACCGCTGTTATTGCTGTGCCCCTGGGTATAGGCGCTGGTATTTTCTTAGAAGAGTATGCGGGTAGGGGGGGCTTACCCATTCCTTTTCCCAAGTGGGCATCGGATGTGATTGAAATCAATATCTCTAACTTGGCAGGTGTTCCTTCAATTATCTACGGTTTGTTAGCTTTGGGGGTATTCAAGCATCAGTTCAAGCTAGGGGAAACGGTAATCACGGCGGGTTTAACCCTGGCACTGTTGATTTTGCCAATTATTATCGTCACCACCAGGGAGGCAATTAAGGCTGTGCCCCAGTCGCTGCGAGAGGGGGTATATGCGATCGGGGCTTCCAGGTGGCAAATGATTTGGGATCATATCCTACCTGCATCGGCGGGAGGGATTTTAACGGGAATTATTGTGGGGTTATCGCGGGCGATTGGGGAAGCAGCTCCCCTGGTCACGATCGGGGCACTAACATTTATTACCTTTCCCCCACCATTTCCCTTTTCGCCCAAGCCTGAGGGGCAAGGGGTTTATGGTCCTTTTGATTGGTTGTTTTCCCAGTTTACGGTAATGCCAATTCAAGTATTCGACTGGGTATCCCGTCCTCGTCCAGAGTTTAGTGTGGTAAATGCGGGAGCAGCGGCGGTTGTGTTGGTGGTTATGACGCTATCAATGAATGCTTTGGCGATTTATTTGAGGTTCTATTTCCGTAAGCGTGTCAAATGGTAA
- the pstB gene encoding phosphate ABC transporter ATP-binding protein PstB, with protein MERTTIARDKVKAEVVNFNFYYGNFHALKNINMTVAEKKVTALIGPSGCGKSTLLRAFNRMHELYPGTRYEGQILLEGQDIMARDVDPIEVRMRIGMVFQKPNPFPKSIYENIAYGLRIRGIKKKSTLDELVEKALRGAALWDEVKDRLDKPGFSLSGGQQQRLCIARTLATSPEIILFDEPTSALDPIATNSIEELIQELRNQVTIIIVTHNMQQASRVSDYTAFMYLGEIVEFDKTNFIFGSPTQQRTKDYISGQFG; from the coding sequence ATGGAGCGGACTACAATCGCACGGGATAAGGTAAAGGCTGAGGTTGTCAACTTTAATTTTTACTACGGCAACTTCCACGCTCTCAAAAATATCAACATGACTGTGGCGGAGAAGAAGGTGACGGCACTGATTGGTCCCTCAGGCTGTGGCAAGAGTACCTTGTTGCGGGCATTTAACCGGATGCATGAACTCTATCCTGGTACGCGCTACGAGGGACAGATTCTGCTGGAAGGTCAAGATATTATGGCTAGGGATGTCGATCCCATTGAAGTGCGGATGCGGATCGGCATGGTGTTCCAAAAGCCCAATCCCTTTCCCAAGAGTATTTACGAAAATATTGCCTATGGTTTGCGGATTCGGGGGATCAAGAAGAAGAGTACCCTCGATGAATTAGTGGAGAAGGCCCTACGGGGGGCAGCTTTGTGGGACGAGGTAAAGGACCGGCTGGATAAACCTGGTTTCTCTTTATCGGGGGGGCAACAGCAGCGCCTGTGTATTGCTAGAACTTTGGCGACATCCCCAGAAATTATTCTGTTTGACGAGCCCACCTCTGCCCTTGACCCGATCGCTACCAATAGTATTGAGGAGCTGATCCAAGAGCTGCGGAACCAAGTGACAATTATTATTGTGACCCACAACATGCAACAGGCAAGTAGGGTATCGGACTACACTGCCTTTATGTACTTAGGGGAGATTGTGGAATTCGACAAAACTAACTTCATCTTCGGTAGTCCAACGCAACAGCGTACCAAAGACTACATTTCGGGTCAGTTTGGCTGA
- a CDS encoding ABC transporter permease subunit translates to MASPELSELGQEILQKGRWAGDHRVVNFWEGVFAFTTGVLATIPILVFLAIIAFMVYDTIAFFQTYLAEGQTVGASIWQFFTDRDWTVMFEPPEGERRKIGVVSLIIASSIVAVIALAVAAPLGVLLSIAVTQYLPKRLNYFVTPVLNLISGVPTIVLGAFAFFTFTPALQRFFPLIQPYNLLVSGLIVGLFVTPTVLGIGASAINAVPRSYFEAAYSLGMRKHEYILKIVLPTVFPALIAAFTLAFSRAFGETMIPVLASGLTPQFTFNPLQAGQTVASFIFQAATAAVGFDSIEFKSMFATGLVLFLLTFVLNSIGNLSRRRFAAQIETLGVSKVEERSVSSAAEEGMVSLAREERIVGTEFRSNNTLRTLLGGIFASLVYCSVLPISLVLAFLAVSNFRQGAKYLNWQFLTQFADPDPEQAGILAALVGNLWLVFLVVVMLIIVGLGAAIFLEEYADVFLYRVFKNRRLVRWVETLLEINLDNLSAIPTIIYGVLGAELFVRTMGAGRTVIAGAMTLAILALPFVITTFRTSLRNVPATLRYAGYAVGMSKSQVILRIVIPYAFSGLTSGVLLAATVTMGETAALGAVVGALGLISFTPFQNPEGTGPFLSQFVTIPLQIYLWTTQPATEPLSAAAIVVLLVILLILGALALFTANLFQSKTYES, encoded by the coding sequence ATGGCAAGTCCAGAACTGTCGGAATTGGGGCAAGAGATACTACAGAAGGGTCGCTGGGCTGGCGACCACAGGGTTGTTAACTTTTGGGAAGGAGTGTTTGCCTTTACTACAGGAGTGCTAGCAACCATTCCAATTCTGGTATTCTTGGCTATTATCGCCTTCATGGTCTATGACACGATCGCTTTTTTCCAGACCTATCTAGCAGAGGGACAGACAGTAGGGGCTAGTATTTGGCAGTTTTTCACCGATCGGGATTGGACAGTGATGTTTGAGCCACCTGAGGGTGAAAGGCGGAAAATAGGGGTTGTCTCTCTCATTATTGCTTCCAGTATTGTGGCGGTAATTGCCTTGGCAGTGGCAGCACCTCTAGGGGTCCTCCTCTCTATCGCTGTTACCCAGTACCTACCTAAACGTTTGAATTATTTTGTCACCCCCGTTTTGAATTTGATTTCTGGTGTCCCCACGATCGTGTTGGGGGCATTTGCTTTCTTTACGTTTACGCCTGCTTTGCAAAGGTTCTTCCCCCTGATTCAACCCTATAACTTACTAGTATCGGGTTTGATTGTAGGGTTATTTGTCACACCGACGGTGTTGGGGATTGGAGCAAGTGCCATCAATGCTGTGCCCCGCTCCTACTTTGAAGCTGCCTATAGCTTGGGGATGCGCAAGCACGAGTACATCCTAAAGATAGTTTTACCAACGGTGTTTCCTGCCCTAATTGCCGCTTTTACGCTGGCTTTCTCCCGTGCCTTCGGGGAGACAATGATTCCTGTGTTAGCCTCTGGTTTAACACCGCAGTTTACTTTTAACCCGTTGCAGGCAGGACAGACGGTGGCTTCGTTTATTTTTCAGGCAGCCACGGCGGCAGTGGGTTTCGACAGTATTGAGTTTAAGTCTATGTTTGCCACGGGGTTGGTGTTATTTTTGCTGACCTTTGTGTTGAACTCGATTGGTAATTTGTCACGGCGACGTTTTGCTGCCCAGATTGAGACTTTAGGGGTGTCAAAGGTAGAGGAGAGGTCAGTCAGTTCGGCAGCAGAAGAGGGGATGGTTAGTTTGGCAAGGGAGGAGAGAATAGTAGGGACGGAGTTCAGGAGTAATAACACCCTGAGGACATTGCTGGGAGGAATTTTTGCTAGCCTAGTATACTGTTCGGTCTTGCCAATCTCCCTGGTACTAGCTTTTTTAGCTGTGAGTAACTTCCGTCAAGGAGCTAAATACCTGAACTGGCAATTTCTGACCCAGTTTGCTGACCCTGACCCTGAGCAGGCTGGTATTTTGGCAGCATTGGTGGGCAATTTGTGGCTGGTGTTTCTGGTCGTGGTGATGCTGATCATAGTGGGTTTGGGGGCAGCTATCTTTTTAGAAGAGTATGCAGATGTATTTCTCTATCGAGTATTTAAGAATAGAAGGCTGGTAAGGTGGGTAGAAACCCTACTGGAAATTAACTTGGACAACCTATCCGCTATCCCTACGATTATCTATGGTGTGCTAGGAGCGGAGCTGTTTGTTAGGACAATGGGAGCAGGTAGGACGGTGATTGCGGGGGCCATGACTCTGGCGATCTTGGCTTTACCATTTGTGATCACAACGTTTAGGACTTCCCTGCGCAATGTACCAGCTACTCTACGCTACGCGGGCTACGCTGTAGGGATGAGTAAGTCCCAGGTGATTTTGCGTATAGTAATTCCCTATGCTTTTTCTGGTTTGACTTCGGGGGTATTACTAGCAGCAACGGTAACTATGGGGGAAACAGCAGCTTTGGGAGCAGTGGTAGGGGCATTGGGTCTAATTTCCTTCACACCTTTCCAGAATCCGGAGGGAACAGGTCCTTTCCTCAGTCAGTTTGTGACAATCCCGCTCCAGATTTATCTCTGGACAACCCAGCCCGCTACAGAACCGCTGAGTGCAGCAGCGATTGTTGTCCTACTGGTTATTTTGCTGATTTTGGGCGCTCTGGCTTTGTTTACGGCTAACCTATTTCAATCCAAGACCTATGAATCCTGA
- a CDS encoding phosphate ABC transporter ATP-binding protein: protein MNPEYTSGTVLQGEGVSIALDDVTVFYGINPAIQNVTLDIYNHSVTAFIGPSGCGKTTLLRCINRMNDMITSTQITGEIRVFGEDIQTIDPIELRRRVGMVFQRPNPFPTSIYENIALGLRVNGFRGNISDQVEKYLRLVGLYDEVKDRLKTNALQLSGGQQQRLCIARALALEPEIILMDEPCSSLDPISSIRIDNLITQLKKYFTVVIITHNLQQAARIADWIAFFKVVEAEGARFGVLGEYATSTDFFTKPASIDSYNYINTRIG, encoded by the coding sequence ATGAATCCTGAGTACACATCTGGCACAGTTTTACAGGGGGAAGGGGTATCCATTGCCCTCGATGATGTCACGGTATTTTACGGCATCAACCCTGCGATTCAGAATGTGACATTGGATATTTACAACCACTCTGTCACAGCCTTTATCGGTCCGTCGGGGTGTGGTAAAACTACACTCCTACGCTGTATTAACCGCATGAACGACATGATCACCAGTACGCAAATTACGGGCGAGATTCGGGTATTTGGGGAAGATATACAGACAATTGACCCGATCGAGCTGCGGCGGCGGGTAGGGATGGTGTTTCAGCGCCCCAATCCTTTCCCTACTTCTATCTATGAGAATATTGCTCTGGGGTTGCGAGTGAACGGTTTTCGGGGCAATATCTCCGACCAAGTGGAGAAATATTTGCGTCTGGTGGGTCTCTACGATGAGGTGAAGGACAGACTGAAAACTAATGCTTTGCAACTATCGGGGGGGCAACAACAACGGTTGTGCATAGCCCGTGCCCTTGCCCTGGAACCAGAAATTATCCTTATGGATGAACCCTGTTCTTCCCTTGACCCCATCTCTAGTATCCGCATTGACAATTTGATTACCCAACTGAAGAAATATTTTACGGTGGTGATCATCACCCATAACTTGCAGCAGGCAGCCCGCATTGCTGACTGGATCGCTTTCTTCAAGGTGGTGGAAGCAGAGGGAGCAAGGTTTGGTGTCCTGGGGGAATATGCTACGTCTACCGATTTCTTTACAAAGCCAGCCTCGATCGATTCCTACAACTACATCAATACCCGCATTGGTTAG
- a CDS encoding tetratricopeptide repeat protein, with protein MVRIFRSARLPRRRSARLPRRLLLLVGFCWLLLPGEAAANLFFDRGTWLLGQNDLQGAITDLNRAIEIDPRAVDAYLNRGIAYERLRQWDKAIGDYSRVLELQPQDAYAYNNLGNAYGGKGEWERSLAYYERAAQLDPKLSISQVNAALVLYQVGREVEAAKRIRNLVRRYPYWAEVRAAWTVMLWQQGRHGEAESNWVAVLGLDKRYTDLEWVREVRRWPPRLVEELEKFLQLQ; from the coding sequence TTGGTTAGAATTTTTCGGTCGGCGAGGCTCCCGAGGCGTCGGTCGGCGAGGCTCCCGAGACGGCTGCTCCTGCTGGTTGGTTTTTGCTGGCTACTACTCCCTGGGGAAGCGGCAGCAAATCTGTTTTTCGATCGGGGAACCTGGCTGCTGGGGCAAAATGACCTGCAGGGGGCAATTACGGACTTAAATAGAGCGATTGAAATAGACCCCAGGGCAGTCGATGCTTACCTTAATCGGGGCATTGCCTATGAGCGGTTACGGCAGTGGGACAAAGCGATCGGGGATTACAGTCGGGTACTGGAGTTGCAGCCCCAAGATGCCTATGCTTACAACAACCTGGGAAATGCCTATGGGGGCAAGGGGGAATGGGAGAGGAGTTTGGCTTACTACGAGCGGGCAGCGCAACTAGACCCCAAATTGTCGATCAGTCAGGTCAATGCTGCTCTGGTTTTGTATCAAGTTGGCAGAGAGGTAGAGGCAGCCAAGCGGATTAGGAATTTAGTGCGCAGGTATCCCTATTGGGCGGAGGTGCGGGCAGCATGGACAGTTATGCTGTGGCAGCAGGGCAGGCACGGGGAGGCAGAGAGTAACTGGGTGGCAGTGCTGGGCTTGGATAAGCGCTACACAGACTTGGAGTGGGTGCGGGAGGTGCGGCGTTGGCCTCCCAGGTTGGTAGAAGAGTTGGAGAAATTTTTACAACTGCAATGA
- a CDS encoding putative dsRNA-binding protein, with product MTKITPARLRELHSLLDRLPLADKERVNWELVDLALIHPSYGSENNDYLEFCGDSVIRLEVTLYLYRQHLSSLGDLTNLRNQLVSDRVLAEIADSYNLDRFILAAPEVAKSTPRLRSRLANGLEALVGALYLSTDDFSLVSPWLDRHWERLIPPLKTKPAFGNYKIALQELTQAHWKQLPEYRLVQNQPPFVAEVWIQNRCWGKGTGNSIKEAHQEAAAQALPLLQKFVQEQADAGA from the coding sequence ATGACGAAGATAACGCCAGCTAGGTTGAGGGAATTGCATAGCTTACTCGATCGTTTACCTCTTGCGGACAAGGAGCGAGTTAACTGGGAATTAGTGGATTTAGCCCTCATTCACCCCAGCTACGGCAGTGAAAATAATGACTATTTAGAATTTTGCGGTGACAGTGTCATTCGCCTGGAAGTTACCCTCTACCTCTATCGACAACACCTGTCTTCCCTGGGGGATTTGACCAATTTGCGCAATCAGCTGGTCAGCGATCGGGTACTAGCAGAAATTGCCGACAGCTATAACCTCGATCGGTTCATCTTAGCTGCTCCTGAGGTAGCAAAATCCACACCTAGGTTGCGGTCACGGTTAGCAAATGGTTTGGAAGCCCTAGTGGGGGCACTATATCTGTCCACGGATGATTTTAGTTTGGTCAGTCCTTGGCTCGATCGCCACTGGGAACGATTGATTCCCCCCTTGAAAACAAAGCCCGCCTTTGGCAACTACAAAATTGCTCTCCAGGAATTAACCCAAGCCCACTGGAAGCAGTTACCAGAATATCGCCTAGTACAAAATCAGCCCCCCTTTGTGGCGGAAGTGTGGATACAAAATCGCTGTTGGGGCAAGGGAACAGGCAATAGCATCAAGGAAGCCCACCAAGAAGCCGCCGCTCAGGCTCTTCCCCTGTTGCAAAAATTTGTGCAGGAGCAAGCAGATGCAGGTGCATAA
- a CDS encoding translocation/assembly module TamB domain-containing protein — protein MQALRRIAAGLTLTVTASVLGGIWYGRYYLNTHLTPQLQAYLTKVLQRPIELGQVSFVSTRSVHLARTVIPPTPTQPDFYVFDRIELHTDPWELQRSGKLKLRGKLLRPRVFLPQDDQGQIPALTQEPITVELPDWLDLETIDVVEGRLTIGISKTRQLVTLDRLGINSRWDNLNSVLARGVAEVKLGQWQPDFNPTAMAAIGNEKSQGRAMLDYEWNLRTGDSNLQVLQQDVNLAVTTSFIPDLPFTTIGGKVDGNALIFFRPDREPQVKAGLKVKQGAVMIPGVEQPLEEIAGEFSYDSATTKVKGLQARYKKVLLTAAGEITPDRGLDIDLRIPRLDLDQSPISSPVPMAGKVAITGKLRGTEPSFYGKATALEPLTIDRIPIETAELVVATSDWQTWQLPQLRFAAAKGVVQGSGKLVLGEQPSLDVNLLAQDIEGETIAQLYQVDLPFPLGNVQGSARLTGGGKEFQLVIDAQAPQAKYPFRAQATVAPGMTTVDRVELNLPEGKIRGEGLITDKGWSAKLSTPGLQLPQTTVAGTLEAISPNGSLALEDIRATAKLELPQGIGQFQATLTGNLAWDGKNILVQTLQLGEVLTATGEIELEKNDRHLPQGIGEINLQVRSENAQLEDLRFLFPQIPAKLVGNLDFRGQVRGELERLQILGDLKGRGITLAGENNLPEGTIEFSSNISGSIFAPQIQGRATLVGLGYQGISFDPVLAGDFRFDQGGIKVDLRGNRDRINLDLNTQLQPQSIDLRLGDAKATARSLASDQLQVEVENFPLGLVATALGQTEISGIVAGRGEINLGKNFQTVGQFTIDRPAYGRVQGETLRGDFTYTDGNFLLQNGELTIPVTPDRTSAYQLEVAYNPRATTRLQASLTIAEGNLQDITQIMQWSQWSDIAQGLARPRYASGKDLATFPPVGLSQAPFSQQLQYFFQIQQRLTQQEIATAKRSVLPPLTDLAGSLSGKITVTDSAPGGLGVQVNLVGKDWEYGKFAVNDISLQGEYRNGTLKIARARLQSDQSFGELQGAQISLIDPQTGKLGEIQGELELENFPIESLRPLPFLQLIPVEVTGKLKGKAKLGGNILQPQVEGELELVGGTISQEPIESITGAFTYKQGRLSFNSTLALAGAPPMQLRGNLPLAIGYVFPGTQLEMNLEVKDQALAFVNLLTPNLRWLDGKGEAKIAISGTTKQPKLLGNATVTGARIQVAGLPEEITDLQGKVEFDLDRATVDLQGRFSQGELLAQGSLPISNETLVAENPLTLTATKLTLNLKNTYSGNFDGQVTVGGSLQNPVLTGKVTLSNGRILLPEETIERNGSAPAPISFRNLKVALADNVQITRAPLFNFVGRGEVEVNGSIKDIRPAGRIAITRGQVNAISARFRLDRSFDNFAEFLPTQGLDPNLNVRVLGVVPEVIRPPIEPSPFDAFNPSAIPVSNLGAQRTLQVQATVTGRGSSPTIELRSSPPRTNSEILALIGGGLLTQTGGDPTATLVNLAGGTIVSLLQDAIGDVLSLSEFNLSPVTTGGDGKRISALGLAAEGAIEIGRDFSLSIRGVINDPSQNTNYTLRYRLDPNTLIRTNTDLGGNNSLTIEWENRF, from the coding sequence GTGCAAGCCCTCAGACGGATAGCAGCGGGATTAACTCTGACGGTCACAGCTTCTGTCCTAGGTGGCATTTGGTATGGGCGCTATTACCTCAACACACACTTGACTCCCCAGCTCCAGGCTTACTTAACAAAGGTACTACAAAGGCCGATCGAGTTAGGGCAGGTTAGTTTCGTCAGTACAAGGTCAGTTCACCTTGCCAGGACTGTTATCCCCCCTACCCCCACCCAGCCCGACTTTTACGTCTTCGATCGCATTGAGCTGCACACTGACCCTTGGGAACTGCAACGATCGGGCAAGCTAAAATTGCGGGGCAAATTACTACGCCCCAGGGTGTTTTTACCCCAGGACGACCAGGGACAAATACCAGCCCTAACCCAAGAGCCGATTACTGTGGAGTTACCAGATTGGCTAGACCTAGAAACGATCGATGTGGTGGAGGGACGGCTAACCATCGGTATTAGCAAGACAAGGCAGTTAGTCACACTCGATCGGTTGGGGATAAACAGCCGCTGGGACAATCTCAATTCTGTCTTAGCTAGGGGCGTGGCGGAGGTCAAACTAGGGCAATGGCAGCCAGACTTCAACCCCACAGCCATGGCAGCTATCGGGAATGAGAAGTCCCAAGGGCGAGCTATGCTTGACTACGAATGGAATTTGCGCACAGGGGACAGTAATCTACAGGTGCTACAGCAGGATGTCAATCTAGCTGTCACTACCAGCTTCATTCCTGACCTGCCCTTTACAACAATAGGGGGGAAAGTAGACGGCAATGCTCTGATATTTTTCCGTCCCGATCGGGAACCCCAAGTTAAAGCGGGGCTTAAGGTCAAACAGGGGGCAGTGATGATTCCTGGTGTGGAGCAGCCCCTAGAGGAGATAGCCGGGGAGTTCAGCTACGATAGTGCCACTACCAAAGTAAAAGGATTGCAAGCTCGATATAAAAAGGTTCTCCTCACTGCAGCGGGGGAAATTACCCCCGATCGGGGTTTGGACATAGATTTACGTATCCCCCGCCTGGATTTAGACCAGTCTCCTATCTCCAGTCCCGTACCGATGGCAGGCAAGGTGGCGATCACAGGCAAGTTAAGGGGTACAGAACCCAGCTTTTACGGCAAGGCAACAGCGCTAGAACCCCTGACGATCGATCGCATCCCCATAGAAACGGCAGAATTAGTAGTAGCTACCTCAGACTGGCAAACCTGGCAATTACCCCAACTGCGATTTGCAGCAGCTAAGGGTGTAGTACAAGGCAGCGGCAAATTGGTGCTAGGGGAACAGCCCAGCTTAGATGTCAATCTCCTAGCCCAGGACATCGAGGGGGAGACTATTGCCCAACTCTACCAAGTAGATTTACCCTTTCCCCTGGGGAATGTACAGGGCAGTGCCCGTCTCACTGGTGGAGGAAAGGAATTTCAACTGGTCATCGATGCCCAAGCTCCCCAAGCCAAGTATCCTTTCCGTGCCCAAGCTACTGTTGCCCCAGGGATGACTACTGTCGATCGGGTTGAACTCAACTTGCCAGAGGGCAAAATTAGGGGTGAGGGACTAATTACTGACAAGGGCTGGTCTGCCAAACTCAGTACTCCTGGGCTACAGCTGCCCCAAACCACAGTAGCGGGGACACTAGAAGCCATTAGCCCCAACGGTAGTCTTGCCCTAGAAGACATCCGCGCCACAGCCAAACTAGAGCTACCCCAGGGTATAGGACAGTTCCAGGCAACTCTCACAGGCAACCTAGCATGGGACGGCAAAAATATCCTGGTGCAAACTCTCCAGCTAGGAGAAGTGCTCACAGCAACAGGGGAAATTGAGTTAGAGAAAAATGACCGCCATCTACCCCAGGGTATAGGGGAAATCAACTTGCAGGTGCGGAGTGAGAATGCCCAATTAGAGGATTTACGGTTTCTGTTTCCCCAAATACCAGCTAAGTTGGTGGGGAATTTAGATTTTCGGGGGCAAGTCAGAGGAGAACTGGAGCGGCTACAAATACTCGGCGACCTAAAAGGCAGAGGAATTACCTTGGCAGGGGAGAACAACTTACCAGAGGGCACGATCGAATTTAGCAGCAATATCAGCGGTAGTATTTTTGCCCCCCAAATCCAGGGTAGAGCCACGCTAGTGGGATTAGGTTACCAGGGTATATCCTTTGACCCTGTCCTTGCAGGGGATTTCCGCTTTGACCAAGGGGGGATAAAGGTAGATTTACGCGGGAACAGAGACCGCATTAACCTAGACCTCAATACCCAACTGCAACCGCAAAGTATTGACCTGCGTTTGGGCGATGCCAAAGCAACAGCCCGCTCCTTGGCTAGTGACCAACTCCAGGTCGAGGTAGAAAACTTCCCCCTTGGCTTGGTAGCAACTGCCTTGGGGCAAACAGAAATCAGCGGCATAGTGGCAGGGAGAGGGGAAATTAACCTGGGGAAAAACTTCCAGACTGTGGGGCAATTCACCATCGATCGTCCTGCCTATGGTCGCGTTCAGGGGGAAACACTAAGGGGCGATTTCACCTACACAGACGGCAACTTTCTCCTGCAAAACGGAGAACTGACAATTCCTGTCACCCCCGATCGGACTTCTGCTTACCAGCTAGAGGTTGCCTACAACCCCAGAGCTACCACCAGACTGCAGGCTAGCCTGACGATCGCAGAAGGTAACCTCCAGGACATTACCCAGATTATGCAGTGGTCACAGTGGTCGGACATTGCCCAGGGATTAGCTCGCCCCCGCTATGCCTCCGGGAAGGACTTAGCAACTTTTCCCCCCGTGGGTCTGTCCCAGGCTCCCTTCAGCCAACAACTGCAGTATTTTTTCCAAATCCAACAACGTCTTACGCAGCAGGAAATTGCCACTGCCAAACGAAGTGTTTTGCCACCCCTGACGGATTTGGCAGGTTCCCTATCGGGAAAAATCACTGTCACCGACTCCGCCCCAGGGGGATTAGGGGTGCAAGTGAACCTGGTAGGCAAAGATTGGGAATACGGTAAGTTTGCTGTCAATGACATTAGCCTGCAGGGGGAATACCGCAACGGTACCTTGAAGATTGCTCGTGCCCGCCTCCAATCTGACCAATCTTTTGGGGAGTTGCAAGGTGCCCAAATTAGCTTAATTGACCCGCAAACGGGCAAATTAGGAGAGATTCAAGGGGAACTAGAACTAGAGAACTTCCCTATCGAGTCTTTGCGCCCTCTACCCTTCTTGCAGCTTATCCCTGTGGAAGTGACAGGGAAGCTCAAAGGCAAAGCTAAGTTGGGGGGCAACATCCTGCAACCCCAAGTTGAGGGGGAGTTAGAGCTAGTAGGGGGCACGATCAGCCAGGAACCAATCGAGTCGATCACGGGGGCATTCACCTACAAGCAGGGGAGACTAAGTTTTAACAGTACCCTTGCCCTCGCTGGTGCTCCACCCATGCAACTGCGGGGAAATCTACCCTTGGCGATCGGGTATGTCTTTCCTGGCACCCAGTTAGAAATGAACCTAGAGGTGAAAGACCAAGCCCTGGCGTTTGTCAACCTCCTCACCCCTAACCTGCGCTGGCTTGATGGTAAAGGGGAAGCCAAGATTGCTATTAGTGGTACTACCAAACAACCGAAACTGCTGGGTAATGCCACAGTCACAGGGGCACGCATTCAAGTGGCGGGCTTGCCAGAGGAAATTACTGACCTCCAAGGAAAAGTAGAATTTGACCTCGATCGTGCCACCGTTGACCTCCAGGGTAGATTCAGTCAGGGAGAACTACTTGCCCAGGGCAGTCTGCCTATTAGCAACGAAACCCTAGTGGCAGAAAATCCCCTTACCCTCACTGCCACTAAACTTACCCTCAATCTAAAAAATACCTACAGTGGCAATTTTGATGGGCAAGTAACTGTGGGCGGCTCCCTGCAAAACCCTGTCCTCACAGGCAAAGTGACTCTCTCTAATGGACGTATTCTTTTGCCTGAAGAAACAATAGAGCGCAATGGTTCGGCACCTGCCCCTATCTCTTTCCGCAACCTCAAAGTAGCATTAGCAGACAATGTGCAAATTACACGCGCACCCCTGTTCAACTTTGTGGGCAGAGGAGAAGTAGAAGTCAACGGTAGTATCAAAGACATTCGCCCTGCAGGTAGGATTGCCATCACTAGAGGGCAGGTCAATGCTATATCAGCGCGTTTCCGCCTCGATCGTTCCTTTGACAACTTTGCTGAATTCCTGCCCACCCAGGGCTTAGACCCCAATTTGAACGTACGCGTGTTAGGGGTAGTGCCAGAGGTAATTCGCCCGCCGATTGAACCCTCTCCCTTTGATGCCTTTAATCCTAGTGCTATTCCTGTCAGCAATTTGGGTGCGCAACGGACATTGCAGGTACAGGCTACAGTCACTGGCAGAGGTAGCAGTCCCACGATCGAGTTGCGTAGCAGCCCGCCCCGCACAAATTCCGAAATCCTGGCATTAATTGGGGGGGGCTTATTAACTCAGACAGGGGGGGACCCCACCGCTACTTTGGTCAATCTGGCAGGAGGGACAATAGTTTCTCTCCTACAGGATGCAATTGGGGATGTGTTGAGTTTGTCGGAATTCAATCTTAGCCCCGTGACCACAGGTGGTGATGGCAAACGTATTTCCGCTCTAGGTCTAGCGGCAGAGGGAGCGATTGAAATAGGCAGAGATTTCTCCCTATCTATCCGTGGCGTGATTAATGACCCCTCCCAAAATACTAACTACACCCTCCGCTATCGCCTTGACCCCAACACCCTTATCAGAACTAATACTGACCTGGGAGGCAACAATAGTTTAACGATCGAGTGGGAAAACCGTTTCTAG